The following proteins come from a genomic window of Varunaivibrio sulfuroxidans:
- a CDS encoding HAD family hydrolase, whose product MLSFPIDLVIFDCDGVLVDSELIASHVLSAYLKTLGLTISPAQCRARFTGISLPAVQAHIQREDAVALPPDFEQEVRRRDLLAFERDLKAMPGIGKALKKCPFAKCVASSGSSEKIRHSLTLTHLIDYFDGHLFSAGQVAHGKPAPDLFLFAAETMAADPTHTVVIEDSLAGVQAGVGAGMRVLGFIGGGHIAPGHDARLRDAGALDVFADMTRLNALLARLDGDQGAAPSSG is encoded by the coding sequence ATGCTCTCCTTCCCCATCGATCTGGTCATCTTCGACTGCGACGGCGTCCTGGTGGATTCCGAATTGATCGCCAGCCACGTCCTTTCGGCATACTTGAAGACGTTGGGGCTGACCATTAGTCCGGCCCAATGCCGGGCGCGCTTCACCGGCATTTCCTTGCCCGCCGTTCAGGCGCACATTCAACGCGAAGACGCCGTCGCCTTGCCCCCCGACTTCGAGCAGGAGGTCCGCCGCCGTGACCTGCTGGCCTTCGAGCGGGACCTAAAGGCCATGCCCGGCATCGGCAAGGCCCTGAAGAAATGCCCCTTCGCCAAGTGCGTCGCCTCCAGTGGATCGTCGGAAAAAATCCGCCATTCGCTGACCCTGACCCATTTGATCGATTATTTCGATGGCCATCTGTTCAGCGCCGGACAAGTCGCCCACGGCAAACCCGCCCCCGATCTTTTTCTGTTCGCCGCCGAAACGATGGCCGCCGATCCCACCCACACGGTGGTTATCGAGGACAGCCTCGCCGGGGTCCAGGCCGGGGTCGGCGCGGGCATGCGCGTATTGGGCTTCATCGGCGGCGGGCACATCGCTCCCGGTCATGACGCCCGGCTGCGGGACGCCGGGGCGCTTGACGTTTTTGCCGATATGACGCGCCTCAACGCCTTGCTCGCACGTCTCGACGGCGATCAGGGCGCGGCGCCGTCCAGCGGATAG
- the thpR gene encoding RNA 2',3'-cyclic phosphodiesterase translates to MFRLFVAIGLPHPLPDGLDALRRELPGAKWVASDNLHLTLRFIGAVDESAVAEINVALATLSAPPLIVRPTAVGVFSRHNIPAHGHMAHTLWLGVEARPDLMALAQRIDALMAARGIGARERDFFPHVTLARLKRVREQDLEAYLARAGRVRVAPVAADRCTLYRSDQAEDGVRYVALRSYPLDGAAP, encoded by the coding sequence GTGTTTCGCCTCTTCGTCGCCATCGGATTGCCGCACCCGCTTCCCGATGGCTTGGACGCCCTACGTAGGGAATTGCCCGGGGCCAAGTGGGTGGCGTCGGACAATCTGCACCTGACCCTGCGTTTCATCGGCGCGGTGGATGAAAGCGCCGTCGCCGAGATCAACGTCGCCCTGGCGACGCTTAGTGCGCCGCCGTTGATCGTAAGGCCGACGGCGGTCGGCGTTTTTTCTCGACATAACATCCCCGCTCACGGCCACATGGCCCACACCCTGTGGCTGGGGGTCGAGGCGCGGCCCGACCTGATGGCGCTGGCGCAAAGGATCGACGCGTTGATGGCGGCCCGGGGGATCGGGGCGCGGGAGCGGGATTTCTTTCCCCACGTGACGCTGGCCCGTCTGAAACGAGTCCGTGAGCAGGACCTCGAAGCCTATCTCGCCCGCGCTGGCCGGGTGCGCGTCGCCCCCGTCGCGGCGGACCGCTGTACCCTTTACCGCAGCGATCAGGCCGAAGACGGTGTTCGCTACGTGGCGCTGCGAAGCTATCCGCTGGACGGCGCCGCGCCCTGA
- a CDS encoding FIST signal transduction protein, translating to MKTPFRATYAKADGWALAAKACVENIGPISDDINFGFLYISDDLVEDASSILTFLRQKTGIPHWVGASGVGIIAQTDDFFEQGVLTIMVGAFPPDSFKVFPSLDEEEVPADLMAWAQRRTPVTGLIHADGDSEFLPEQMQALSDEAGAFLLGGFASARGDSALVADEVTKGGMAGVLFDPQVGVAAGLSQGCVPIGAAHVVSDAIENVLVGLDGRPALEVFKEDVGETIARDLKRAGGLIQAAIPIEGSDTGDFMVRGLLGIDPQRGWIAIGQDIQVGERVMFAKRDSKIAREDMRRMLTRLKARLDADGTPIRAAIYVSCLGRGPGMFADGVSETELIEEILGDFPMIGTYAGGEISGGRIYSYTGVLTLFI from the coding sequence ATGAAGACGCCGTTTCGCGCGACCTACGCCAAAGCCGACGGATGGGCGCTTGCGGCGAAGGCTTGTGTCGAAAATATCGGGCCGATTTCCGACGATATAAATTTTGGATTTTTGTACATTAGCGATGATCTGGTGGAAGACGCATCCAGTATTCTGACATTCTTGCGTCAAAAAACGGGGATTCCCCACTGGGTCGGGGCGAGCGGCGTGGGGATTATCGCGCAGACCGACGATTTTTTCGAGCAAGGCGTGTTGACGATCATGGTCGGCGCCTTTCCCCCCGACAGTTTCAAGGTCTTTCCCTCTTTAGACGAAGAGGAGGTCCCCGCCGACCTGATGGCGTGGGCGCAAAGGCGTACGCCGGTGACGGGCCTGATTCACGCCGACGGCGACAGCGAATTTCTGCCCGAACAAATGCAGGCCTTGAGTGACGAGGCCGGGGCGTTTCTGCTTGGCGGCTTCGCCTCGGCGCGTGGCGACAGCGCGTTGGTCGCCGACGAGGTCACCAAGGGCGGCATGGCCGGAGTGTTGTTCGACCCCCAAGTCGGCGTCGCCGCCGGACTGTCGCAGGGGTGCGTCCCCATAGGTGCGGCGCACGTCGTTTCCGACGCCATCGAAAACGTGCTGGTCGGTCTCGACGGTCGTCCCGCCCTGGAGGTGTTCAAGGAGGATGTCGGCGAGACCATCGCCCGCGACCTGAAACGCGCCGGGGGTTTGATTCAGGCGGCGATTCCGATCGAAGGTTCGGATACCGGCGATTTCATGGTGCGCGGCTTGTTGGGAATCGACCCGCAACGTGGCTGGATCGCCATCGGGCAAGATATTCAGGTCGGCGAAAGAGTGATGTTCGCCAAGCGCGATTCAAAGATCGCACGGGAAGACATGCGCCGCATGCTGACGCGCCTAAAGGCCCGTCTTGACGCCGACGGCACGCCGATTCGCGCCGCGATTTACGTGTCCTGTTTAGGCCGAGGGCCGGGCATGTTCGCCGACGGCGTCAGTGAAACCGAACTGATCGAAGAAATCCTAGGTGATTTTCCGATGATTGGCACCTACGCGGGTGGCGAAATTTCCGGTGGGCGCATATATAGTTACACGGGCGTGCTCACGCTCTTCATCTGA
- a CDS encoding fructosamine kinase family protein, with protein sequence MEQAVLARIAAAAQSAVVDAAPLGGGCVGDVYRVTLADGRAIVAKVGDPQSGVDIEGAMLSDLRRRSRLPLPDVLFREPGLLLETLLPSGGALGAAAQRHAADLIADLHGVTSAQGFGYFYDTVIGGLPQPNPWTPRWIDFFRSHRLVHMADEAHRADRLPQEIWLRVRRLADHLERWLDAPEAPALIHGDLWTGNILVHQNRISGFIDPAISFSDREIELAFTTLFATFGHDFFNRYNEIRPIRPGFFECRRDIYNLYPLLVHVRLFGGSYVRSVDTTLRRFGH encoded by the coding sequence ATGGAACAAGCCGTTCTCGCCCGCATCGCCGCCGCCGCCCAAAGCGCGGTGGTCGACGCCGCGCCGCTCGGCGGGGGCTGCGTCGGCGATGTCTATCGCGTCACCCTGGCCGACGGGCGCGCCATTGTCGCCAAGGTCGGCGACCCACAAAGCGGCGTGGACATCGAGGGGGCGATGCTTTCGGATTTGCGCCGGCGCAGCCGCCTACCGCTGCCCGATGTCCTGTTCCGTGAACCCGGTCTTTTGCTTGAAACGCTGCTGCCCTCGGGCGGGGCGCTGGGCGCGGCGGCGCAACGCCATGCCGCGGATTTGATCGCCGATCTTCACGGCGTAACCTCGGCGCAAGGCTTCGGCTATTTCTACGACACCGTGATCGGGGGCCTCCCCCAACCCAACCCGTGGACTCCCCGATGGATCGATTTTTTTCGCAGCCACCGTTTGGTACACATGGCGGACGAGGCCCATCGGGCGGACCGCCTACCGCAAGAGATTTGGTTGCGCGTACGTCGCCTCGCCGACCACCTGGAGCGCTGGCTCGACGCGCCCGAGGCGCCGGCGTTAATCCATGGCGATTTGTGGACGGGCAATATTCTGGTTCACCAAAACCGCATCAGCGGCTTCATCGACCCCGCGATTTCTTTTTCCGACCGGGAGATCGAACTGGCTTTCACCACCCTGTTCGCCACCTTCGGGCATGATTTTTTCAACCGCTACAACGAAATACGCCCTATTCGACCCGGTTTTTTCGAGTGCCGCCGGGACATTTATAACCTTTACCCCCTTTTGGTCCACGTCCGCCTATTCGGCGGATCGTACGTCCGTTCGGTGGACACCACCTTGCGCCGCTTCGGCCATTAG
- a CDS encoding ABC transporter ATP-binding protein, whose protein sequence is MSHSTGPDNRAPHATSTPDDTGHAMGHAVQLDSVRLTLPSIAGPVDILRGITLGVGIGETVGVVGPSGSGKTSMMMVIAGLERPTAGRVVVAGEEISSLGEDRLALFRRRKVGVVFQNFHLIANMTALENVALPLEFAARRDAFEHARDRLDAVGLGHRIHHYPGQLSGGEQQRVALARAFVSEPALLLADEPTGNLDGATGHGVMDLLFSLQDAVGTTLILITHAPELAERCGRIVHMADGLIAFDDRRNGR, encoded by the coding sequence ATGTCACATTCGACCGGCCCGGACAACCGCGCGCCCCATGCCACCTCCACGCCGGACGACACGGGGCACGCGATGGGGCACGCGGTTCAACTGGATAGCGTCCGCCTGACTCTACCCAGTATCGCCGGTCCGGTCGATATATTGCGCGGAATTACACTTGGTGTCGGGATCGGCGAAACCGTCGGCGTCGTCGGACCGTCGGGATCGGGAAAGACGTCGATGATGATGGTCATCGCCGGTCTGGAGCGCCCCACCGCCGGGCGCGTCGTGGTCGCCGGGGAGGAAATTTCCAGCCTCGGCGAGGATCGTCTCGCCCTCTTTCGTCGCCGGAAGGTCGGCGTCGTATTTCAAAATTTTCATCTAATCGCCAACATGACGGCGCTGGAAAATGTCGCCCTGCCCCTGGAATTCGCCGCTCGACGCGATGCTTTTGAGCACGCCCGCGACCGTCTCGATGCGGTCGGCCTGGGCCATCGCATCCATCACTACCCGGGTCAGCTGTCGGGCGGCGAGCAGCAACGCGTCGCCCTGGCGCGGGCGTTCGTCAGCGAGCCCGCCCTGCTGCTCGCCGACGAGCCGACGGGGAACCTCGATGGCGCGACCGGCCACGGCGTGATGGATCTTCTGTTTTCACTGCAGGACGCCGTCGGCACCACCTTGATCCTGATCACCCATGCCCCCGAACTGGCCGAGCGTTGCGGGCGGATCGTGCATATGGCCGATGGTTTGATCGCCTTCGACGACAGGCGAAACGGGCGATGA
- a CDS encoding ABC transporter permease, producing MTARRGGWVLAARIARRELRAGMGGFRILIACLALGVGAISGVGALSQSLLGGIHDNAQVLLGGDVDIATRYALPSPAQTAWIDRRARARATTVQMRAMAQTESRRTLVELKAVDRAYPMTGTLVLAPAMTATDALRPKHGIYGAAVDAGLLTRLGVQIGDKITIGDATFQIRAAITNEPDRIASVFSLGPRVMISEGALPETALIQPGSQVTYHTRVLLPPRTDATAWAAALKAAFPSAGWRVHGPDDAAPGVQRFLQRMTLFLNFVGLTALLVGGIGVLSGTQSYLESKVATIATLKSIGAPSTLIFRIYVVQIGVLAGIGILIGLVLGAGAPPLMIELFRGALPTAPRIGLYGGPLATGAAFGALTALTFALWPLARAREIPPASLFRDVIVPTSVRPKGIFLGLIALCALALGGLVVLTSPEPHFAYWFVAVSAAVFAILRLCAWAVMAAATRIGASPGVNAALPTMARMAIANIYRPGAPTTRVVLSLGLGLSVLVAVVLIQGNIAHQIGTRLPDEAPAFFFIDIQPDQIAAFDKTVLSIPGAHDLQQVPTLRGRIVKINGVAVEKARVSPDVLWAVQGDRALTYAAQPAPGTKITAGQWWPPDYKGPPLISLDSAIARGFGIGVGDTLTLNILGRDVRARIAALREIDWRTLRFDFAIIFAPGVLENAPQTYIAALKIPPSGETAVERAVGDAFTNISTIRVREALQAADKILSSIASAVRAVAAITLLSGILVLGGTVAAQHQRRVYDGVIFKVLGATRRQLLGAFVLEFGVLGVVTGVIAAVVGGAAAWAVIRFLMHGDWVFLPQGVLGAVIASIAITIGAGFAATWSALGEKAAPYLRNE from the coding sequence ATGACGGCGAGGCGCGGCGGCTGGGTCTTGGCGGCGCGCATCGCCCGACGCGAATTACGCGCCGGAATGGGCGGGTTTCGCATTTTGATCGCCTGCCTCGCCCTCGGCGTCGGCGCGATTTCCGGGGTCGGCGCCCTGAGCCAATCCCTGCTCGGCGGCATCCACGACAACGCCCAGGTCCTGTTGGGCGGGGACGTCGATATCGCTACTCGTTACGCCCTTCCCTCGCCCGCACAAACGGCCTGGATCGACCGTCGCGCCCGCGCCCGCGCGACAACCGTTCAAATGCGCGCCATGGCGCAAACCGAATCGCGGCGCACCTTGGTCGAATTGAAGGCCGTCGATCGCGCCTATCCGATGACCGGGACCCTCGTTCTCGCCCCGGCGATGACGGCGACGGACGCCCTAAGACCGAAACACGGTATCTACGGGGCCGCCGTCGATGCAGGGCTGCTCACCCGTCTGGGGGTCCAAATCGGCGATAAAATCACGATAGGCGACGCCACTTTTCAAATCCGCGCCGCGATCACGAACGAACCCGACCGAATCGCCTCGGTCTTCAGCCTGGGGCCGCGGGTGATGATTTCCGAGGGGGCCCTGCCCGAAACCGCCCTGATCCAACCGGGCAGCCAGGTCACCTACCACACCCGCGTCTTGCTACCGCCCCGAACCGACGCCACGGCCTGGGCCGCCGCCCTGAAAGCCGCCTTCCCCAGCGCGGGGTGGCGGGTTCACGGCCCCGACGACGCCGCGCCGGGGGTTCAGCGTTTCTTGCAGCGGATGACCCTGTTTTTGAATTTCGTCGGCCTGACCGCGTTGCTGGTCGGCGGCATCGGTGTGCTGTCGGGCACCCAAAGCTATCTTGAAAGCAAGGTCGCGACGATCGCCACCTTGAAATCGATCGGGGCGCCCAGCACCTTGATATTTCGCATTTATGTGGTTCAAATCGGCGTCTTGGCGGGGATCGGCATCCTGATTGGGCTGGTTTTAGGGGCCGGCGCGCCGCCGCTGATGATCGAACTGTTTCGCGGCGCGCTGCCCACCGCGCCCAGGATCGGTCTCTATGGCGGCCCCTTGGCGACGGGCGCGGCGTTCGGCGCCCTGACGGCGCTGACCTTCGCGCTGTGGCCGCTCGCCCGCGCCCGGGAAATCCCCCCGGCGAGCCTGTTTCGCGATGTCATTGTGCCTACATCCGTACGCCCCAAGGGAATCTTCCTGGGGCTTATCGCCCTGTGCGCCCTAGCCCTTGGCGGCCTTGTCGTGCTGACCAGCCCGGAGCCTCATTTCGCCTACTGGTTCGTCGCCGTCTCGGCGGCGGTGTTCGCGATCTTGCGCCTGTGCGCCTGGGCGGTGATGGCGGCGGCGACGCGCATCGGGGCCTCCCCCGGCGTCAACGCCGCCCTGCCGACGATGGCGCGTATGGCGATCGCCAATATATATCGCCCCGGCGCACCAACGACGCGAGTGGTGTTGTCGTTGGGACTCGGCCTGTCGGTACTGGTCGCGGTGGTTTTGATTCAGGGCAATATCGCCCATCAAATCGGGACCCGCCTGCCCGACGAAGCGCCCGCCTTTTTCTTTATCGATATCCAGCCCGATCAGATCGCCGCCTTCGACAAGACCGTGCTAAGCATCCCCGGCGCCCACGACTTGCAACAGGTGCCGACGCTGCGCGGGCGGATCGTCAAAATTAACGGCGTGGCGGTCGAAAAAGCGCGCGTTTCCCCCGACGTCCTATGGGCCGTTCAGGGCGACCGGGCGCTGACCTATGCGGCGCAGCCCGCGCCGGGGACAAAAATCACGGCGGGACAATGGTGGCCCCCGGACTATAAGGGTCCGCCGCTGATTTCCCTGGACAGCGCCATCGCACGCGGTTTCGGGATCGGCGTCGGCGACACCCTGACCCTAAACATCCTGGGCCGCGACGTGCGCGCCCGCATCGCCGCCCTGCGCGAGATCGACTGGCGCACGCTACGCTTCGATTTCGCCATCATTTTCGCGCCCGGGGTTTTGGAAAATGCGCCGCAAACCTATATCGCCGCCCTAAAAATTCCCCCATCGGGGGAAACCGCGGTCGAGCGCGCGGTCGGCGACGCCTTCACCAACATCTCCACCATTCGCGTGCGCGAGGCGTTACAGGCCGCCGATAAAATTCTCTCGTCGATCGCAAGCGCAGTGCGCGCGGTCGCCGCGATCACCCTCTTGTCGGGAATTTTAGTGCTCGGCGGAACCGTCGCCGCGCAACATCAACGCCGAGTCTATGACGGCGTCATTTTCAAGGTTCTCGGCGCCACCCGTAGGCAGTTGCTGGGCGCCTTCGTGCTCGAATTCGGCGTCCTTGGGGTGGTCACCGGCGTCATCGCCGCCGTTGTCGGCGGCGCGGCGGCGTGGGCGGTTATCCGCTTCTTGATGCACGGCGACTGGGTCTTTTTACCCCAGGGCGTCCTCGGCGCCGTGATCGCCAGCATCGCGATCACAATCGGGGCCGGATTCGCCGCGACCTGGAGCGCTCTGGGCGAAAAGGCCGCGCCGTACCTACGCAACGAATAG
- a CDS encoding NADP(H)-dependent aldo-keto reductase has translation MKYTTLGRTGIEVSRICLGTMTWGQQNTREDGFAQMDMALEKGVNFFDTAEMYSIPPARETYGATETIIGQWLKDRGARDKVVLASKIIGPGFDWVRDGKVKHNRTHIEAALDASLKRLQTDYLDLYQLHWPERKTNFFGKLDYVHDGNDDFTPLEETLAVLDDQVKAGKVRAIGLSNETPWGVMKYLELSGRLGLARMASVQNPYNLLNRSFEVGLAEVAIREQCGLLAYSPLGFGVLSGKYLNGAAPEGARVTLFPHYSRYTQPRGVAATEAYVAIARKHGLDPAQMALAYVNSRPFTTANIIGATTSEQLASNIASIELTLDADVLDEIEAVHRSNPNPAP, from the coding sequence ATGAAATATACGACGCTCGGGCGCACCGGCATCGAAGTTAGCCGTATTTGTCTCGGCACGATGACCTGGGGCCAACAAAACACCCGCGAAGACGGCTTTGCGCAAATGGACATGGCGCTTGAAAAGGGGGTCAATTTTTTCGACACCGCCGAAATGTATTCCATTCCGCCGGCGCGGGAAACGTATGGCGCGACGGAAACGATTATCGGTCAGTGGCTGAAGGATCGCGGCGCGCGCGACAAGGTGGTGCTGGCGAGCAAGATCATCGGCCCCGGTTTCGACTGGGTGCGCGACGGCAAGGTCAAGCACAACCGAACCCATATCGAAGCGGCGCTTGACGCCAGCCTGAAGCGCTTGCAGACCGATTACCTCGACCTTTATCAACTCCACTGGCCGGAACGCAAGACCAACTTCTTCGGCAAGCTTGATTACGTCCATGACGGGAATGACGACTTCACGCCGCTTGAGGAAACCCTGGCGGTATTGGACGATCAGGTCAAGGCGGGCAAGGTGCGCGCCATCGGTCTGTCCAACGAAACGCCGTGGGGGGTAATGAAATACCTGGAGCTGTCGGGCCGTCTGGGTTTGGCGCGGATGGCCAGCGTGCAAAACCCCTATAACTTGCTCAACCGGTCCTTCGAAGTCGGCCTGGCCGAAGTGGCGATCCGCGAGCAATGCGGCCTGCTCGCCTATTCGCCGTTGGGGTTTGGCGTTTTGTCGGGAAAATACCTAAACGGAGCCGCGCCCGAGGGTGCGCGGGTGACGCTATTTCCGCACTATTCCCGCTATACCCAGCCGCGCGGCGTCGCCGCGACGGAGGCCTATGTCGCGATCGCGCGTAAGCACGGCCTTGATCCGGCCCAGATGGCGCTGGCGTATGTCAATTCACGGCCTTTCACGACAGCCAACATTATTGGCGCGACGACGTCGGAGCAGTTGGCCTCGAACATTGCCTCGATCGAACTTACGCTCGATGCGGACGTTCTGGACGAGATCGAAGCGGTGCACCGCAGCAACCCCAATCCGGCGCCGTAA
- a CDS encoding 2-hydroxyacid dehydrogenase has translation MSKATDKPRVLVTRKLPDAVEARLRRDYDAVLQKEGEVLGAEEIAALAEKKDVVLSCAADPIRRDTIDRFPQSVRMIANYSVGFEHIDLEAARARGIVVTNTPDVLTDATADMAMMLMLSAARRMRDGEKMLRDKRWTGWNPTQLMGIEMTGKRLGIIGMGRIGRAVARRARAFDMTVHYHNRNRLTPEHELGAIYHGDPEELLRHSDFLSLHCPLTPTTRHFINAERIALLPERAVVVNTARGPVIDDAALIDALRTGRVAAAGLDVFEGEPDVNPGYFDLPNLVMLPHMGSATVETRNAMGFLVLDNMDAFFRGEEPPCRIA, from the coding sequence GTGTCGAAAGCAACCGATAAGCCTCGTGTCCTGGTGACCCGCAAGTTGCCCGACGCCGTCGAGGCGCGCCTAAGGCGCGATTATGACGCGGTCCTGCAAAAAGAGGGTGAGGTTCTGGGCGCCGAGGAGATCGCCGCCTTGGCCGAGAAGAAGGATGTCGTGCTCTCGTGCGCCGCCGATCCGATCCGCCGCGACACCATTGACCGGTTTCCTCAAAGTGTGCGGATGATCGCCAACTATTCGGTCGGGTTCGAGCATATCGACCTGGAGGCGGCGCGCGCACGGGGGATCGTCGTCACCAACACCCCCGATGTCCTGACCGACGCCACGGCGGACATGGCGATGATGCTGATGCTAAGCGCCGCCCGGCGGATGCGCGACGGCGAAAAAATGCTGCGCGACAAGCGCTGGACCGGCTGGAATCCGACCCAGTTGATGGGGATCGAGATGACCGGAAAACGGCTCGGGATCATCGGCATGGGCCGCATTGGTCGGGCGGTGGCTAGACGCGCCCGTGCTTTCGACATGACGGTTCATTACCACAACCGCAACCGTCTCACGCCCGAACACGAACTGGGCGCGATCTATCACGGTGATCCCGAAGAACTGCTACGCCACAGCGACTTTCTCTCGTTGCATTGCCCGCTAACGCCCACCACCCGTCATTTCATCAATGCCGAACGGATCGCCTTGCTGCCCGAGCGCGCCGTGGTGGTCAACACGGCGCGTGGGCCGGTGATCGACGACGCGGCGCTGATCGACGCCTTGCGAACGGGACGTGTCGCCGCGGCGGGACTGGATGTCTTCGAGGGTGAGCCCGACGTCAACCCGGGCTATTTCGATCTGCCCAATTTGGTCATGCTGCCCCACATGGGCAGCGCCACGGTGGAAACCCGCAACGCCATGGGCTTTTTGGTGCTCGACAACATGGACGCCTTTTTCCGCGGCGAGGAGCCGCCGTGCCGCATCGCCTGA
- a CDS encoding J domain-containing protein yields the protein MTNGEGDGGDRQVQERGIGDAAHKKSYTITCSSTFRDAIIGLAESKRANVGDIARSVVLLFPETIIAARPDPGEPARDDRETVVLKSGASAGKPWRRKPRLQARLAPGLTIPFLRRALSIALALARGHLLLDLATPEKNSQRALEVTAQNALLSARTEEVTRLRTIVSALSFDPLSGGVETRDQALFVLGLPPGSHPDQRVIRARFRALATIHHPDGEMGSHVRMSQINAAMEILRRGGN from the coding sequence GTGACAAACGGCGAAGGGGATGGGGGCGACCGCCAAGTGCAAGAACGGGGTATAGGCGACGCGGCGCATAAAAAATCTTATACGATCACGTGCTCAAGTACGTTTCGCGACGCTATTATAGGCTTGGCGGAAAGCAAGCGCGCCAATGTCGGGGATATTGCCCGTTCGGTGGTTCTTCTTTTTCCCGAAACGATCATTGCGGCGCGCCCCGATCCCGGCGAGCCGGCGCGCGACGATCGCGAGACCGTCGTGTTGAAATCGGGCGCTAGCGCGGGCAAGCCGTGGCGGCGCAAGCCTCGCCTTCAAGCTCGGCTGGCGCCGGGGTTGACGATACCCTTTTTGCGCCGCGCGTTGTCGATCGCCTTGGCGCTCGCTCGTGGACATCTGCTGCTCGACCTTGCGACCCCGGAAAAAAATAGTCAACGCGCGCTCGAAGTCACCGCGCAAAACGCTTTGCTAAGCGCTCGCACCGAGGAAGTTACGCGTCTGCGGACGATCGTCTCGGCACTGTCGTTCGACCCCCTAAGCGGGGGTGTCGAGACGCGCGATCAGGCCTTGTTCGTCTTGGGTCTACCCCCCGGCTCGCATCCCGATCAGCGCGTTATCCGGGCGCGGTTTCGGGCCTTGGCGACGATCCATCACCCCGATGGAGAAATGGGTAGCCACGTCCGAATGAGCCAGATCAACGCGGCGATGGAAATTCTGCGCCGGGGGGGTAACTAG
- a CDS encoding arylesterase translates to MAAALWAARAHADGVKSRTAAIRIVAIGDSLTAGLGLREQDTFTVRLDAALRARGHNVTVVNAGVSGDTTAGGRTRLAWTIAGSGAEKTDAVILELGANDGLRGLDPGATFANLDDILTRLGRRKIPVLLTGMLAPPNLGRDYARQFREIYIRLAQKHDVVFYPFFLAGVAADPKLNQNDAKHPNADGVKVIVRRILPAVEKLLKRVSGRGES, encoded by the coding sequence GTGGCGGCGGCCCTTTGGGCGGCGCGCGCGCATGCCGACGGCGTTAAATCCCGGACTGCGGCGATCCGTATCGTCGCCATCGGCGATAGTCTGACGGCGGGTCTCGGCCTGCGCGAACAAGACACTTTCACGGTGCGTCTCGATGCCGCGTTGAGGGCGAGGGGGCATAACGTCACGGTGGTCAACGCCGGGGTTTCCGGGGACACCACGGCGGGTGGACGGACGCGACTCGCGTGGACGATCGCGGGATCCGGCGCGGAGAAAACCGACGCCGTGATTTTGGAACTGGGCGCGAACGACGGCTTGCGTGGGCTCGATCCGGGCGCGACTTTCGCCAATCTGGACGATATTCTGACCCGTCTGGGGCGGCGAAAAATCCCGGTTTTACTCACCGGGATGCTGGCCCCACCCAACCTGGGGCGGGACTACGCCCGACAGTTCAGGGAAATTTACATCCGCCTGGCGCAAAAGCATGACGTCGTTTTTTATCCTTTTTTCCTTGCGGGCGTGGCGGCGGACCCGAAACTTAATCAAAATGACGCCAAGCACCCCAACGCCGACGGGGTGAAGGTTATCGTGAGGCGGATATTACCCGCCGTCGAAAAGCTACTTAAGCGTGTTTCCGGGCGGGGCGAATCCTAA
- a CDS encoding Bax inhibitor-1/YccA family protein yields the protein MAYGPDNRFQLRTGAAPGSAAGAVIDEGLRAYMLQIYNYMASGLALTGIVAYATSKSPQLMQLIFGTPLSWVVMLAPLGFVLAMSFGVNKMRASTLQILFWSFSAVMGLSLASIFLIYTGTSIARVFFISASMFAGMSLYGYTTKRDLSGIGSFLFMGLIGIIIASVVNLFLQSSALQFVVSVVGVLVFVGLTAYDTQKIKSMYYEADGAEIAAKKSIMGAVTLYLDFINLFLMLLRLLGDRR from the coding sequence ATGGCTTACGGTCCCGACAATCGTTTTCAGCTGCGCACCGGCGCCGCGCCCGGTAGCGCGGCCGGCGCAGTCATCGACGAAGGGCTGCGCGCCTATATGCTGCAAATCTACAACTACATGGCCTCCGGCCTGGCGTTGACCGGCATCGTCGCCTACGCCACGTCGAAGTCGCCCCAACTGATGCAGCTCATTTTCGGCACGCCCCTTTCATGGGTCGTGATGCTGGCCCCGCTCGGTTTCGTGCTCGCGATGTCGTTCGGCGTCAACAAGATGCGGGCGTCCACGCTGCAAATTCTGTTTTGGTCGTTCTCCGCCGTCATGGGGCTTTCGCTGGCCTCCATCTTCTTGATCTACACGGGGACCTCGATCGCGCGGGTGTTCTTCATTAGCGCCTCGATGTTCGCCGGAATGAGCCTCTATGGCTATACCACCAAACGCGACCTGTCGGGTATCGGCTCGTTCCTGTTCATGGGCCTGATCGGAATTATCATCGCCAGCGTCGTCAATCTGTTCCTACAGAGTTCGGCGTTGCAGTTCGTGGTTTCGGTGGTCGGTGTGCTGGTCTTCGTCGGCCTGACCGCCTATGACACCCAGAAGATCAAGTCCATGTACTATGAGGCCGACGGCGCGGAAATCGCCGCCAAGAAGTCGATTATGGGCGCGGTGACCCTCTATCTGGACTTCATCAACTTGTTCTTGATGCTGTTGCGTCTTCTGGGCGACCGCCGCTAG